In Desulfatiglans anilini DSM 4660, the sequence AGGGTAACGCCGTTTTGCAGAAAAGCGCCGATGTTTTCGAGCATGGCCGCGGGCCGGCTTACGGCGTCGATCCGGGCGCGATGGAGACGATCGTAGTAATCGGGGGAGTCGTAGAAGGCGATATCGAGGGCGAGGGCCTTTTCGTGAATGCGTCCGTGGATGTGGTCCTGAACCTGTTCGGATTGAACGGTGCGCATCCAGCCGGTGATGCCTCGCAGCGCCTCGCCTGCCAGAAGCGTCAAGACCGTCAACCCCACGAGGAGCAGAAAGGGCGAAAGGGCCGTCCAGGAATATTCCTTCCCGAGAATGGCCACCAGACCATCGACGACGGCCCGCGTCAGATAGACCGTGGCCACCGGGAGAAGCCCCTGCAAAAGGATCAGGGCCAGCCAGGCCATGGCCCAGACACCCGCGGCGGCCCAAACCAGCCGCAGCGCCCGCGGGAGATAGGGAAGCTGCTTCAGCGCCTTGTCGAGCTTAGCCTTCATCGGGACAGTCCCCAAAGGTCGAGACGACGCTGAAACGGTCCGCTCCCTCTCGGCCCGTGACGATGACATCGCCGCAGCGAAGCCATGCATGGGCGCACAATCGGGCGTTTTCATCCTTGGCCACCCCCAGGTACAGGGTGGTGGGCATACTGCGCCTCCGCAGCATGGCCTTTCCGGCTACCGCCTGAACCAGGCACTGGCACTCCCAGGGAAGGTTCCGGGCCGCGCGCTGGACCGCACGGGTGACGGCCATGGCCTTGGCAGCCTCGGAAAGGTCCAGGTTCGCGGCGGTCGTTTCATGCCGGTAGGTGCCCAGATAAGGGGCCAGCCGGCGAAAAGGCAGCAGCAGGACAGCCAGACGCGCCAGGCCGAGCCAGAAGGCCGCCTCCAGAAGGAGCCCGCGGCCCGTGGGCATGCGGATGAACCGGACGATCCGCCGCACGAAAAGCCTCATCGAGCTGAAGTCCTCCCTTCCTCTATAACCATACGAACCGCCGCCGGTGACTTGCGCTATATCATATCATCCAACATATTTGTATATCAAAATGAACGGTGGAGCTACGGTCCAAGGATGCGAGGAAAGGATTTTATCAGGGAATTCTATTGACACACACAGTGGGTCAAATATAAAATTTCCGCGCTGGTCATATGCTTTTCCCAACTGATATTACTCCCTTGAGCTACGGCAAGAAAAGCGTGTAGAAGCACCTTTTTCGACGGAATCTTTCCTGGCAGACTCCGTCATGCTGTGTGAAGAGACTCTTTTCGGCAAAACGTGCTGCCCATACCGTTAAGTGGAAAATGCACCGTTTGAAAGAGTATTGAAGATCAGCTTATTCAAAGAGACCGCGACAGGCGCTGATTGTTAAATGCTCTATCGACTGATTGAAGGGAAGGCTTCACGAGAAAGAGTGTTTTTGCCGGGAATCTTAGAAGGAGCCGTCTGTTGATGGTCGCACCCTTTGGCGCCAGGTTCATTTTGGCCCTGATTGCCATCGTTTTAAGAAAGGCTTATTTCGCCGAGGCGCCGTTCTCGAAAGAAACTTGTTCGACTGCTGAGTATTTCTCCATCGATCATAGGCGCACAAGGCTTGTATCCACCAATATTTTTTTGTGGAGCGGAGTGACTAACCAAGGTATTCGACCATGCATGGAGAATCCACGGTTTTTTCGACGAATAAGCGCGCGATGACCCAACCTGTTCCGGATTTCGTGATCCGGGGTGTTCCCCGGCAGGAGGACATCAACCTCGTGACCGGGTGGCACAGACAGGGACTGTTTTACGGGCCCACGTCCATCCTGGACGAAGTCTATGTCCACGCCGGCTTCCTTGCCGGCTTTTTCTCCCCCCATCCGCCGCATTGCCACGAACACGAAGAACTGCACATCGCGCTGTCGGATCATGTCGAGATTTTGAGCCGTGATGCCGGTTCCGGGGTCGAGAAGTCGGTGCTGGCAGACAAGGGTGCCCTGCTGTATCTTGACGCCAGAGTTGCCCACACGATGCGGAACAGGGCTGCCGATCCTGTCGACTATTTCCACGTCAGGTGGAAAAACACGTCCAGGACCTTTTCTTCGGGGATAAGAAAGGCTTTCGAGTATTCACCGCGCAAAGGGAGCAGAGGGTTCAAGCGGACCACGGGCGAAGGCACCGAGACCGTTGAGATCTATTCCGGGCCGACGCGTTACT encodes:
- a CDS encoding lasso peptide biosynthesis B2 protein, with product MRLFVRRIVRFIRMPTGRGLLLEAAFWLGLARLAVLLLPFRRLAPYLGTYRHETTAANLDLSEAAKAMAVTRAVQRAARNLPWECQCLVQAVAGKAMLRRRSMPTTLYLGVAKDENARLCAHAWLRCGDVIVTGREGADRFSVVSTFGDCPDEG